The following proteins come from a genomic window of Eubalaena glacialis isolate mEubGla1 chromosome X, mEubGla1.1.hap2.+ XY, whole genome shotgun sequence:
- the VMA21 gene encoding vacuolar ATPase assembly integral membrane protein VMA21, whose product MERFDKAALNALQPCDFRNESSLASTLKTLLFFTALMITVPIGLYFTTKSYVFEGAFGMSNRDSYFYAAIVAVVAVHVVLALFVYVAWNEGSRQWREGKQD is encoded by the exons ATGGAGCGTTTTGATAAAGCGGCGCTGAACGCGCTGCAGCCGTGCGACTTCAG AAATGAAAGTTCATTAGCATCCACTCTGAAGACGCTCCTGTTCTTCACAGCTTTAATGATCACTGTACCTATTGGGTTATATTTCACGACTAAATCTTATGTTTTTGAAG GCGCCTTTGGGATGTCCAATAGGGACAGCTATTTTTATGCTGCTATTGTTGCAGTGGTCGCCGTCCACGTGGTGCTGGCCCTCTTTGTTTATGTGGCCTGGAATGAAGGCTCACGGCAGTGGCGTGAAGGCAAACAGGATTAA